From Microbacterium invictum, the proteins below share one genomic window:
- a CDS encoding nucleotide sugar dehydrogenase has translation MRIAVVALGKIGLPLAVQFADSGHEVVGVDVNAATVASVNAGVEPFPGEAHLQEKLSELVSTGRLRATTDYADAIPGADAVVLVVPLFVNDTTWEPDFAWMDAATRSLAEHLTPGTLVSYETTLPVGTTRGRWKPMLEAGSGLTEGTEFHVVFSPERVLTGRVFADLRKYPKLIGGLSDAGAQRAREFYEAVLQFDDRDDLPRPNGVWDLGSAEASEMAKLAETTYRDVNIGLANQFGLFAAEHGIDVYQVIEACNSQPYSHIHRPGIAVGGHCIPVYPRLYLSTDPDADIVRTARLLNASMPERLVAQATGILGSLDGLRAVVLGAAYRGGVKETAFSGAFPTVEALQARGATVTVHDPLYADDELRALGFEPHTLGDPAEVAVLQTDHAEYRALTPDQIPGIRLLVDGRNATDAATWTGTPRIVVGAG, from the coding sequence ATGCGCATTGCCGTCGTGGCCCTGGGAAAGATCGGGCTTCCTCTTGCTGTCCAGTTCGCTGATTCGGGTCACGAGGTGGTCGGTGTCGATGTGAATGCGGCGACGGTTGCCAGCGTGAACGCCGGTGTCGAGCCGTTCCCGGGTGAGGCGCATCTGCAGGAGAAGCTGTCTGAGCTGGTCTCCACCGGCCGATTGCGCGCGACCACCGACTACGCGGATGCGATTCCGGGGGCTGATGCGGTGGTTCTGGTGGTCCCGTTGTTCGTGAACGACACGACGTGGGAGCCGGACTTTGCGTGGATGGATGCCGCGACCCGGTCGCTGGCGGAACATCTGACGCCCGGGACTCTGGTGTCGTATGAGACGACGCTGCCGGTGGGGACGACCCGGGGCCGGTGGAAGCCGATGCTCGAGGCCGGGTCGGGACTCACTGAGGGCACCGAATTCCATGTCGTGTTCTCCCCGGAGCGGGTGCTCACAGGCCGCGTGTTCGCCGATCTGCGCAAGTACCCGAAGTTGATCGGGGGGCTGTCCGACGCGGGCGCGCAGCGTGCCCGCGAGTTCTACGAGGCGGTGCTGCAGTTCGATGACCGTGACGATCTGCCGCGCCCGAACGGGGTGTGGGATCTGGGCAGTGCGGAGGCATCGGAGATGGCGAAGCTCGCCGAGACGACCTACCGGGATGTGAACATCGGGTTGGCGAACCAGTTCGGCCTGTTCGCGGCCGAGCACGGGATCGACGTGTATCAGGTGATTGAGGCGTGCAACTCGCAGCCGTACAGTCACATTCACCGTCCAGGCATCGCGGTGGGCGGGCATTGCATCCCGGTCTACCCGCGGCTGTACCTGTCGACCGACCCGGATGCCGACATCGTGCGGACTGCGCGGCTGCTGAACGCCTCGATGCCAGAGCGGCTGGTCGCGCAGGCCACCGGCATCCTCGGGTCGCTGGACGGGCTGCGTGCCGTGGTGCTGGGTGCCGCGTATCGGGGCGGGGTGAAGGAGACGGCCTTCTCGGGCGCGTTCCCGACGGTGGAGGCGCTGCAGGCCCGCGGGGCGACGGTCACGGTGCATGACCCGTTGTACGCCGATGACGAGCTGCGGGCGCTGGGCTTCGAACCGCACACGCTCGGAGACCCGGCCGAGGTCGCGGTGCTCCAGACAGATCACGCCGAGTACCGTGCCCTGACCCCGGATCAGATTCCCGGCATCCGGCTTCTCGTGGACGGACGCAACGCGACCGACGCGGCCACCTGGACCGGAACACCACGCATCGTCGTCGGCGCAGGCTGA
- a CDS encoding cell wall-binding repeat-containing protein, whose protein sequence is MSRVRFSAALTAALALVFTSLASAAYAAAPPVDPGEGNVEVRVTYAAVDLIPGDEVEVSFWKLDEATSTYLPVEDPEWYATDTTWTSADLAPGSYSVRFLADDVSLGLQWWRGARYFVESEDIVVQAGATTALGTVELKERTLDVDRIAGADRFATAANIAREAVDGTAPVVYLTNGMNYPDALAAGPGAIASGGVLLLTQPGTLPAATRGELATLKPARVVIVGGSGAVSPAVEGAVKKLLPKARVDRLGGADRYATGDRIVRDAFRGGADIAIIATGRNYPDALAAGPAAGAIGAPVILLDGVAKTVPAATLKLLKDLKVKHLFIAGGTGAVSSGIETSLRKAGYGSADILRLAGGSRYETATMLNTAVFGATDVAFVANGLNFPDALAGAPLAGAWGAPLFLTPPACMGQDAAAGIVSHRSNGLILLGGTGALSPAVERFTLCG, encoded by the coding sequence ATGTCGCGCGTCCGCTTCTCTGCCGCCCTCACCGCGGCTCTCGCTCTCGTATTCACCTCGCTGGCATCGGCGGCGTATGCGGCTGCACCGCCGGTCGACCCGGGCGAGGGGAATGTCGAAGTCCGCGTCACGTACGCGGCTGTCGACCTCATCCCCGGCGACGAAGTCGAAGTGAGCTTCTGGAAGCTCGATGAGGCCACGAGCACCTACCTGCCCGTGGAGGATCCGGAGTGGTACGCCACGGACACGACGTGGACCTCTGCGGACCTCGCACCTGGATCTTACTCGGTGCGCTTCCTGGCCGACGATGTCTCGCTGGGCCTGCAGTGGTGGAGGGGAGCACGCTACTTCGTCGAATCGGAGGACATCGTCGTCCAAGCCGGCGCCACGACTGCGCTCGGTACAGTCGAGCTGAAGGAGCGAACGCTCGACGTCGACCGCATCGCCGGGGCGGACCGGTTCGCAACCGCAGCGAACATTGCGAGGGAAGCCGTCGACGGTACGGCTCCGGTCGTGTATCTCACGAACGGCATGAACTACCCGGACGCGCTCGCCGCCGGTCCCGGCGCCATCGCATCCGGAGGAGTCCTGCTGCTGACTCAGCCGGGCACGCTGCCGGCAGCGACACGCGGCGAACTGGCCACCCTCAAGCCGGCGCGAGTCGTGATCGTCGGGGGGAGCGGGGCCGTGTCACCCGCCGTCGAAGGAGCGGTGAAGAAGTTGCTCCCCAAGGCGCGGGTCGACCGCCTCGGCGGCGCGGACCGCTACGCGACCGGCGACCGCATCGTGCGCGATGCCTTCCGTGGGGGCGCAGACATCGCCATCATCGCGACGGGTCGCAACTATCCCGACGCACTCGCTGCGGGCCCCGCGGCTGGGGCCATCGGTGCACCCGTCATTCTGCTCGACGGCGTGGCCAAGACCGTTCCCGCCGCGACGCTGAAGCTCCTCAAGGATCTGAAGGTGAAACACCTCTTCATCGCGGGCGGCACCGGTGCCGTCTCGTCCGGCATCGAGACCTCGCTTCGCAAAGCCGGCTATGGGTCGGCTGACATCTTGCGCCTCGCGGGCGGCTCACGATACGAGACGGCGACAATGCTGAACACTGCCGTGTTCGGGGCCACCGATGTTGCGTTCGTGGCGAACGGCCTGAACTTCCCGGATGCACTTGCTGGCGCACCGCTCGCGGGCGCCTGGGGAGCTCCCCTCTTCCTCACCCCGCCTGCGTGCATGGGCCAGGATGCTGCTGCCGGCATCGTGTCGCATCGTTCGAACGGGCTCATTCTTCTGGGTGGCACCGGGGCGCTTTCACCGGCTGTCGAGAGATTCACGCTGTGTGGCTGA
- a CDS encoding cell wall-binding repeat-containing protein, with the protein MRAMPNRIVAVLVTAVLAWSLANPIAAIADGDERLWGQTRYETSVAVSQRFDPRPAVAFVATGTDYPDALAGAAAAAATGGPLLLTSRTHLPAVVRMELQRLKPKKIIVLGLAGAISDDVVKSLSALAPTERVGGADRYATSQRLIDRVFSSTRSVAIATGRGYADALVTGAAAGGAGAPLLLIDGGRTVVPTGTIAALRRWGVEEIAIAGGHGAVDIHIEQQLRTAGFAVTRHAGPTRFETAVAVNAAYYSAATPDAVFLSTGLDFPDALSASALAGHRHAPLYLTRKTCVPKAAHDAITDLDADLITVGGVGAVSAAAAANTACPGSAPRIPKWATTGWELSSDIVPYDDRTPVDVHDRSITLDATGLRIYERRDNGVRADHPVAYAQYGISALMEYQRTGTKLWLDRALRHGERLTQMRTERDGAWWFPYLFPWTYYERTLTVPWWSGMAQGEALSLFVRLHEETGDARWWTAAEQTWASFLQPPVAGSPWSTMVDRGRLFFEEYAGNQPPLLVLNGQVFAAFGVYDYWQATGDPRARAYVDGAATTVLKIMPLIRKPGGVSYYCAQEPYCQSSRWQNANYHAIHSWQLDTLARLTGDTAFTKWADLLRSDWQRSARFAQPPTLGWEDGPPQ; encoded by the coding sequence ATGCGCGCCATGCCAAACCGGATCGTCGCGGTGCTCGTCACCGCGGTCCTCGCCTGGTCCCTCGCCAACCCGATCGCCGCGATAGCGGACGGTGACGAGCGATTGTGGGGCCAGACCCGCTATGAGACCAGTGTCGCCGTATCGCAGCGCTTTGACCCGCGCCCGGCGGTCGCCTTCGTCGCGACGGGCACCGACTATCCCGACGCTCTCGCCGGAGCGGCCGCGGCCGCGGCGACTGGTGGGCCGCTGCTGCTCACGTCGCGCACGCATCTTCCGGCGGTGGTCCGGATGGAGCTTCAGCGACTGAAGCCGAAGAAGATTATCGTCCTGGGCCTCGCCGGTGCCATTTCGGATGACGTCGTGAAGAGCCTCTCCGCTCTCGCACCGACAGAGCGCGTGGGCGGTGCGGATCGCTACGCGACCTCACAGAGATTGATCGACCGGGTCTTCAGCAGCACCCGGTCCGTAGCGATAGCCACCGGTCGCGGCTACGCCGATGCACTCGTAACAGGGGCCGCAGCCGGCGGCGCCGGTGCACCTCTGCTACTCATCGATGGGGGCCGCACCGTCGTACCGACGGGTACGATCGCGGCCCTCCGCCGATGGGGCGTGGAGGAGATTGCAATCGCCGGTGGACACGGCGCTGTCGACATCCACATCGAACAGCAGTTGCGCACAGCCGGGTTCGCCGTCACCCGCCACGCGGGACCTACACGGTTCGAAACCGCCGTCGCTGTCAATGCTGCTTACTATTCGGCTGCCACACCCGACGCGGTCTTCCTCAGCACCGGCCTGGACTTCCCAGATGCGCTGTCCGCGTCGGCACTGGCCGGTCATCGGCACGCACCGCTATACCTCACGCGTAAGACGTGCGTGCCGAAGGCTGCTCACGACGCGATCACCGATCTGGATGCCGATCTGATCACCGTGGGTGGAGTGGGCGCGGTCTCGGCTGCGGCGGCGGCCAACACTGCGTGCCCAGGGTCAGCCCCGAGGATCCCGAAGTGGGCGACCACCGGCTGGGAGCTGTCATCGGATATCGTCCCCTACGACGACCGCACACCGGTCGACGTCCACGACCGCAGCATTACGCTCGACGCGACCGGGCTGCGTATCTACGAACGTCGCGATAACGGCGTCCGCGCCGACCATCCGGTCGCTTATGCGCAGTACGGCATCTCTGCGCTCATGGAGTACCAGCGGACAGGCACAAAGCTGTGGCTCGATCGCGCTCTCCGGCACGGTGAGCGGCTCACGCAGATGCGGACCGAGCGTGACGGTGCGTGGTGGTTCCCCTACCTGTTCCCCTGGACATACTACGAGCGCACACTCACTGTTCCGTGGTGGTCGGGAATGGCTCAAGGCGAAGCACTCTCGCTCTTTGTCAGGCTCCATGAGGAGACGGGGGATGCCCGGTGGTGGACCGCCGCCGAACAGACATGGGCGAGTTTTCTCCAGCCCCCGGTCGCGGGGTCACCGTGGTCGACGATGGTCGACCGGGGGCGGCTGTTCTTCGAGGAGTATGCGGGCAATCAGCCTCCACTGCTCGTCCTGAACGGACAGGTGTTCGCCGCTTTCGGCGTGTACGACTACTGGCAGGCAACCGGTGACCCCCGCGCGAGAGCCTATGTGGATGGCGCCGCCACCACAGTGCTGAAAATTATGCCGCTGATCCGCAAGCCTGGCGGCGTCTCCTACTACTGCGCCCAGGAGCCGTATTGTCAGAGTTCGCGGTGGCAGAACGCCAACTACCATGCGATTCACTCATGGCAGCTCGACACGCTTGCACGACTGACCGGCGACACGGCGTTCACGAAGTGGGCAGATCTGCTCCGCTCCGACTGGCAACGGAGCGCGCGCTTCGCGCAGCCGCCCACACTCGGCTGGGAGGACGGACCGCCGCAGTGA
- the wecB gene encoding non-hydrolyzing UDP-N-acetylglucosamine 2-epimerase, with protein sequence MKIVSVVGARPQFVKLAPVHRASVAAGVEHVIVHTGQHYDPMLSDVFFDDLGIAAPDVHLGVGSGSHGVQTGAMLAALDAVFDAQRPDWVLVYGDTNSTVAAALSAVKMHLPVAHLEAGLRSFNRRMPEEHNRVLTDHAADLLLAPTEVAVGHLASEGLAERTVLVGDVMTDVLFEVRDAVAGRLSPLVAELGLESGGHYVATIHRAENTDDPARLAEVTGALAALDKPVVLLAHPRVVAKAASHGISLTQGSLIAHAPLAYPDLIASTLASAGVVTDSGGLQKEAFLLGVPATTVRTETEWVETVALGWNVLANTAEEITAAVARARPAATDAAPYGDGNAAQRVIKVLEQHSR encoded by the coding sequence GTGAAGATCGTCAGCGTCGTGGGCGCGCGCCCGCAGTTCGTCAAGCTCGCCCCTGTCCATAGGGCGTCCGTCGCTGCGGGTGTGGAGCACGTGATCGTGCACACGGGGCAGCACTATGACCCGATGTTGTCGGATGTGTTCTTCGATGATCTCGGTATCGCTGCCCCTGATGTGCACCTGGGGGTCGGCAGTGGTTCGCACGGTGTTCAGACCGGGGCGATGCTCGCGGCGCTCGATGCGGTCTTCGATGCGCAACGGCCCGACTGGGTGCTCGTGTACGGCGACACCAACTCGACGGTGGCGGCCGCGCTGAGCGCTGTGAAGATGCACCTGCCCGTGGCGCATCTGGAGGCGGGGTTGCGGAGCTTCAACAGGCGGATGCCGGAAGAGCACAACCGGGTGCTCACAGATCATGCCGCCGACCTTCTGCTGGCACCGACCGAGGTAGCGGTCGGGCACCTGGCATCCGAGGGTCTCGCGGAGCGCACCGTGCTGGTGGGTGACGTGATGACGGACGTACTCTTCGAAGTGCGCGATGCTGTTGCCGGGCGACTGTCTCCACTGGTCGCCGAACTCGGGCTGGAATCGGGCGGGCACTACGTGGCGACGATCCACCGGGCCGAGAACACCGACGATCCGGCGCGGCTCGCCGAGGTGACGGGCGCCCTTGCGGCGCTCGACAAGCCCGTCGTCCTACTGGCACACCCGCGGGTCGTCGCGAAGGCGGCGAGCCACGGCATCTCGCTCACGCAGGGTTCGCTGATCGCGCACGCGCCGCTGGCGTACCCCGATCTGATCGCGTCGACTCTGGCCAGCGCGGGTGTCGTCACCGACTCGGGCGGGTTGCAGAAGGAGGCGTTCCTGCTGGGGGTGCCGGCGACGACGGTGCGCACGGAGACCGAGTGGGTCGAGACGGTGGCACTCGGTTGGAACGTGCTCGCGAACACCGCGGAAGAGATCACGGCGGCAGTCGCCCGTGCTCGTCCGGCAGCAACAGACGCTGCCCCCTACGGCGACGGGAACGCCGCGCAGCGGGTCATCAAGGTGCTTGAGCAGCACTCACGCTGA